The following nucleotide sequence is from Ferruginibacter lapsinanis.
TTGTCCGTATCCTTTTGGAACTTTACAATCATTATTATCGATCGCAACCTGTCCTCTTAATAGAACAGTTTTTACTTTACCTGTTAATTCCCATCCTTCATAACCACTGTAATCAACATTCATGTGATGCGTTTTAGCAGACAGTGTATGTTTTTCTTTAGGATCAAAAATCACAATATCCGCATCACTACCAATTGCAATAGTTCCTTTACGAGGGAACATGCCAAATATTTTTGCAGCGTTTGTTGATGCAACTTCTACATATTTATTCAAAGTGATTTTTCCTTTTGCAACACCTTCACTGAATAATAATTCCATTCTGTTTTCTATGGCAGGATGACCGTTTGGTATTTTACTAAAGTCATCTTTACCCATTAATTTCTGTTCCCACATAAACGGACAGTGATCTGTAGCAACAACATTCACAATTCCCTGGTTAATGCCCGCCCATAATGTAGCCTGATCTTTCTTCTCTCTTAATGGCGGACTCATTACCCATTTAGCACCATCTTCCTGTTCGTATAATGAAGCATCAATAATTAAATATTGAATACAAGTTTCTACAAACATTTTCTGATTACGCTTAGTTGCATTACGTACTGCGTTCAATGCTCCTTCGCAAGTCAAATGCACTATATAACCCGGACAACCGGTATAACTTGCCATATCCACAAAACGTTCGCTTGCTTCTGCTTCTGTTATTTCCGGTTGAGATAAATAATGATATAACGGAGACAATTTACCTTCGCTTCTGTGTTTCTGAACAAGGTAATCGATCATGTCTCCATTGGTAGCATGAACATTAATTAAACCGCCATTCTTTTTCACTTCCTCCATCAAACCGATCATCTGTCTGTCATCGATCATCAACGCACCTTTATACGCCATAAAGGTTTTGAAAGAGGTAATGCCATGTTGTTCGATGAAGGTTTTTATTTCTTTTTTTGTTTCGTCATTAAAATCAGTCACCGCCATATGAAAACTATAATCACCTACAGCAGTACCATTGGCTCTGCCATTCCAATCATCTAATGCTGACTGTAAGCTTTTACCTTGTGTTTGTAAAATGAAATCAATAACGGTAGTTGTACCTCCGTACAATGCAGCCCTTGTTCCTGTTTCATAACTATCGCTGCTGAATGTACCCATGAAAGGCATATCCAGATGCACATGTGGATCAATACCACCGGGCATAACTAATTTGCCTGTCGCATCAATTTCTTTATCGGCCTTAACAGATAAATTTTTGCCAATAGCAGAAATGGTTTCTCCTTCTATGAAAATATCAGCTACATAATTATCTGTAGCTGTAATAATATTTCCGTTTTTTATTAAGATACTCATGTAATTTATTTTTTCTTCATCAACAATAAATATACGACACCACTAACAAAAAAACCAACAAACCATGCATAACTATATAAATGTGATATCCACTCTGGAAATGCTGTTGCAGATATAACTTTTATTTGCAATAAAAAGCCGGGTACATTCGGTAATATCCCTGCTAGTAAAGCAATCACTGCATTTCTGTTAAACCCATTTGAAAAACTGTATTGGCCTTTTGGGTTATACAGATCAGCTACATTTAATTGCTGCTTTTTTACAAAATAATAATCAGAAATCATGATACCACCTATCGGACCCAATAAACTGGAATATCCAACAAGCCATGTAAAAATATATCCGCTTGGATCTTCTGCCAGCTTCCATGGAAAGATAAGCAAGCCTATGATACCCGTAATAAATCCACCAACTTTAAAATTAATTTTTGATGGGGCTAGATTAGCAAAATCATTTGCAGGACTAACAATATTTGCAGCAATATTTGTTGCTAATGTAGATATTGCTATGGCTATCATCGCAAAGCTTACGATCACCTTACTATCAAATTTCCCTGCTAATACAACAGGATCCCAAATAGTAGTTCCAAATACAATTGTTGTAGCAGATGTTACCACAACTCCAACAAAAGCAAAGAAGGTCATAGAAGTTGGCAAGCCCAATGCTTGTCCGTTAATTTGCGCCTTTTGACTTTTTGCATAACGAGTAAAATCCGGAATGTTTAAAGAGAGCGTTGCCCAAAAACCAACCATCCCTGTTAATGCAGGAAAAAAGAATTTAAAGAAAGAGCCCGTATCTGCAAATTTTGAAGGCTGACTTAAAATTGCTCCCAGTCCATCTGCTGCCGAAATGGCCCATAACAATAATGCTAAAGCAGCTAATGGTAAAAAGAATGCTTTGAATACAAGTAATTTCCTGATGCTTTCTACCCCAAGATAAACCACCAGCATATTCAATAACCAGAAAGCAAAAAAACAAGCAAAAGGAATTATATCCGGCAAGATACCTGTAACTAATGTTTCTGACATGGAAGGAAACCAAACCCTTATCAGGTAATAAACAGCTTTACCACCGATCCATGTTTGAATACCAAACCAGCCACATGCAACAATCGCTCTTAGTATTGCAGGAATATTTGCACCACTTGTTCCAAAACTTGCTCTTGCCAAAACAGGAAATGGTATTCCGTATTTAGCACCTGCATGACCGTTTAAGATCATGGGAATTAAAACGATCGTATTTGCAATGAAAATTGTGAGGATGGATTGCCACCAATTCATTCCCCCTTCGATCAGAGAACTGGCCAACATATAAGTTGGGATACATAAGCTCATGCTTATCCATAACGCCGCATAATTCCACGTACCCCATTTACGCTGGTTGGGTAAAACAGGTGCCAGGTCTTCGTTGTACAACGAAGAAGACGTTATGTTTGTGTTCTCCTGCATTAAGTTTTTTGGTAATGAAAAAATTAAATTACAATTTATTGAATTTAATTCACATGTTCATCTGCAATTGCAATTGCTTCAGAAATTATTGCTAACCCTTCATCAATTTGCTCTTTAGTAACGGTCAACGGTGGCGCACAAAATATGAAGCCCCAACGTACAAACGTATACATGCCTAACTCTTTAATTTTTGCAGCTACTTTATTCATCACCGCCATCTCATCAGGCTTTGCATTGAATGGAGCCATTGGTTCTTTGGTTGTTCTGTTCTTCACTAATTCAATACAACCTAATAATCCTGTATTTCTAAAATCGCCTATTGAAGGATGTTTTGCTTTTAATTTTTCAACCTGCTGCTCCATGTATTTACCCATGTTTCTTGCATTTTCTATCAGGTTATCTTCTTCGTAAATTTTTAGAGTTTCTAATGCAGCAGCACAACAAACAGGGTGTGCAGAATACGTTAAACCTAATGCTAACATTTGATCATCATACTTAGCAGCAATTTTATCGCTTACCTGTAAACAACCGAATGGCAAATAACCGCAGGTCATTCCTTTCGCCATTGCGATCATATCCGGAACAATTCCGTGATTTTGGAAACCGAACCATTGCCCTGTTCTGCCAAAGCCACTCATCACTTCATCCATGATCATTAAGATACCATTCTTTTGTGTGATTTCTCTTACCGCTTTTAAATATCCTTTGGGATACTGCAGACAACCTGATGTTCCTGATTCGCCTTCTAACACAACAGCAGCAATATTTCCTGGCCCTTCATAAGCAACCATGCGTTCAAATTGTGCAACAGCTTCTTTCAATAAATTTTCTTCACCATACTCCCAACGATATAAATTAGGCAGATC
It contains:
- the hydA gene encoding dihydropyrimidinase; this translates as MSILIKNGNIITATDNYVADIFIEGETISAIGKNLSVKADKEIDATGKLVMPGGIDPHVHLDMPFMGTFSSDSYETGTRAALYGGTTTVIDFILQTQGKSLQSALDDWNGRANGTAVGDYSFHMAVTDFNDETKKEIKTFIEQHGITSFKTFMAYKGALMIDDRQMIGLMEEVKKNGGLINVHATNGDMIDYLVQKHRSEGKLSPLYHYLSQPEITEAEASERFVDMASYTGCPGYIVHLTCEGALNAVRNATKRNQKMFVETCIQYLIIDASLYEQEDGAKWVMSPPLREKKDQATLWAGINQGIVNVVATDHCPFMWEQKLMGKDDFSKIPNGHPAIENRMELLFSEGVAKGKITLNKYVEVASTNAAKIFGMFPRKGTIAIGSDADIVIFDPKEKHTLSAKTHHMNVDYSGYEGWELTGKVKTVLLRGQVAIDNNDCKVPKGYGQFIKRNKVSQII
- a CDS encoding NCS1 family nucleobase:cation symporter-1; translation: MQENTNITSSSLYNEDLAPVLPNQRKWGTWNYAALWISMSLCIPTYMLASSLIEGGMNWWQSILTIFIANTIVLIPMILNGHAGAKYGIPFPVLARASFGTSGANIPAILRAIVACGWFGIQTWIGGKAVYYLIRVWFPSMSETLVTGILPDIIPFACFFAFWLLNMLVVYLGVESIRKLLVFKAFFLPLAALALLLWAISAADGLGAILSQPSKFADTGSFFKFFFPALTGMVGFWATLSLNIPDFTRYAKSQKAQINGQALGLPTSMTFFAFVGVVVTSATTIVFGTTIWDPVVLAGKFDSKVIVSFAMIAIAISTLATNIAANIVSPANDFANLAPSKINFKVGGFITGIIGLLIFPWKLAEDPSGYIFTWLVGYSSLLGPIGGIMISDYYFVKKQQLNVADLYNPKGQYSFSNGFNRNAVIALLAGILPNVPGFLLQIKVISATAFPEWISHLYSYAWFVGFFVSGVVYLLLMKKK
- a CDS encoding aminotransferase class III-fold pyridoxal phosphate-dependent enzyme, which gives rise to MSTQTLSEAAEIVQNSMDYTLFSWSKQKGHSPIAVERAEGVYLYDYDGKKYIDFSSGLINMNIGHGNQRITEAVVRQMQEVSYVTPSCVTKVRGELGKKLAEICPGDLNKSFFTLCGATSIENGIKLARLYTGKHKILTRYQSYHGATMGVISAGGDPRKLPVDSQQAPNFVHFDLPNLYRWEYGEENLLKEAVAQFERMVAYEGPGNIAAVVLEGESGTSGCLQYPKGYLKAVREITQKNGILMIMDEVMSGFGRTGQWFGFQNHGIVPDMIAMAKGMTCGYLPFGCLQVSDKIAAKYDDQMLALGLTYSAHPVCCAAALETLKIYEEDNLIENARNMGKYMEQQVEKLKAKHPSIGDFRNTGLLGCIELVKNRTTKEPMAPFNAKPDEMAVMNKVAAKIKELGMYTFVRWGFIFCAPPLTVTKEQIDEGLAIISEAIAIADEHVN